The following is a genomic window from Petrotoga sibirica DSM 13575.
TTCAGATAACGTTCCGAGTGTTCCTGACGTGCTCGTGCCGTTAGGCCTGGGGTGACTTTTGCTGTATTTGTAAAAGTAATGGCAAAAAGCCATGTCCCGCAGAGTAGCCAGTTTTTGGCTTCACGAGAATACTATGTTAGACGACGTCGGTTAGTTTTTAAGAGCTTCATATATAGCGTTCCTTATACCCTCTTTAGGAGCTTCATGACCATACCATATTTCTTTACCATTTATGAAAATTCCCCTGTCAATTTGATAACGGAGAAGAATATGTCTTTCATCAGCACAATATTCATTAAGTAAAATTTTATCACCAAATTCCTCTGCTACTTCCCTAACTCTTTGAGCCTCTATATAACTTGTGGGACAAAATGTATTCCAAAAAAGATCAATCGTTATCTTAACTTTATTTTCTCTAAAATTATAATTTGGTGTTAATAATTTTGGTTCCGTTACTCTTCGATCATATACTTTCCATAAAATTGCTTCGTCATTTTTACGCTTTACTACCTTGAATCCGCATTTTTCAAAAAAAGCTGCCGGCATAAACCAGTGACTATGATAATAACCTATTGTAACTAAACCTTTTAAACCTTGACGAAGTGTTTCTTCTTCTGCATACGCAATAAGTTTTTTTCCTATTCCTCTTTTTCTTGCTTTACTTAATACTACTAAACAAGGAATTACCAATAAGTCTTTACCAATAGGACCCCAAGGACATATTTCAATAGGTATAAGATGCATAAATCCTACTGGTTCATTATTAATATAAGCAACTTTTGTTCTAACACCTTTACTATATAAACCTTGAAGCC
Proteins encoded in this region:
- a CDS encoding GNAT family N-acetyltransferase — encoded protein: MALVKIHEMDDTDKFFVGTCTHVNDTPKCLSRHEIDFAAKKRICWLQGLYSKGVRTKVAYINNEPVGFMHLIPIEICPWGPIGKDLLVIPCLVVLSKARKRGIGKKLIAYAEEETLRQGLKGLVTIGYYHSHWFMPAAFFEKCGFKVVKRKNDEAILWKVYDRRVTEPKLLTPNYNFRENKVKITIDLFWNTFCPTSYIEAQRVREVAEEFGDKILLNEYCADERHILLRYQIDRGIFINGKEIWYGHEAPKEGIRNAIYEALKN